From a single Leucoraja erinacea ecotype New England unplaced genomic scaffold, Leri_hhj_1 Leri_829S, whole genome shotgun sequence genomic region:
- the LOC129694854 gene encoding ATP synthase subunit delta, mitochondrial-like → MFAARICSILRPGALPLARAVLARGYAEAAPASASVVRMSFTFASPTKVFYKKATVKQVDVLTLTGSFGILPAHVPMLQVLKPGIVTVIDEEGGQTKYFVSSGSVTVNAESSVQLLAEEATVLDNLDVTAAKANLDKANAELSTATDEVERAEALINVEANEAIIKALE, encoded by the coding sequence ATGTTCGCCGCCAGGATCTGCTCCATACTCCGACCCGGTGCCCTGCCCTTGGCACGGGCAGTGCTTGCTAGGGGCTATGCCGAGGCGGCACCGGCTTCGGCCTCCGTCGTCAGGATGTCCTTCACCTTTGCTTCACCGACCAAGGTATTCTATAAGAAAGCGACTGTTAAACAAGTAGATGTTCTGACACTGACTGGAAGCTTTGGTATTCTACCAGCTCATGTGCCGATGCTTCAGGTGCTAAAACCTGGAATTGTCACTGTCATCGATGAGGAGGGTGGCCAGACTAAATATTTTGTGAGCAGTGGTTCTGTGACAGTGAATGCAGAATCCTCGGTTCAGCTGTTAGCTGAAGAGGCAACAGTCTTGGACAATTTGGATGTCACTGCTGCAAAGGCCAACCTGGATAAGGCTAACGCTGAACTTTCAACTGCCACTGACGAGGTGGAACGTGCGGAAGCATTAATTAATGTAGAAGCCAATGAAGCAATCATAAAAGCACTGGAATAG